The Novipirellula artificiosorum genome contains a region encoding:
- a CDS encoding carbohydrate-binding domain-containing protein, which produces MLRLSITLSILLSMLASGLATERIEMTLDGNWSYQKVKELDTPPQTGVWQPTIVPGTLRGYNYERAWFRRTFTMPASMQGKRIKIHFDGVKYNSRVWINGQHVGGVFNGYDAFDLDVTDAIRFDQPNEIAVGLHDWTGVFSEGRFDFSELPSWQRPRRYVTDKVIAPIGGYYDHYGIWGDVTLTAQDAVYIKNVFIKPSVRNQELVVEYELANESTDAVEVQINAIVEEGQHEVLRLGTEKLTIPAGQTRSITLTQPWTDARYWSPEDPHLYHLRTELSTGDALRTRFGFREFWIEEHRYILNGSKINLLGTSWWPPTEPMTAEQVREKWQALQQAGIVVFRTHTQPWRRVHYDVADELGLLMIIEGPMWHDPYCICYDDPRYWKNYADSIHAMIEREKNRPSVIMWSMDNEAYSSADKTKLAVAGLAKVGRMAKQWDPTRPIYFESDGDPEGVADAIGMHYVHEYPKYTCWPNEAYWLDKPFSPHTWSGFLTEPYVWKKDKPLYIGEFLWVPSGTPAPHTVFFGDEAYRDLDQYEKLGKAEAWKMQVLAFRHQEAGGMCPWTVGENQLDESNPLYRAHQTAYQPLAAYCLDYDKRFYSNEKVNRRVEIFNESMDAQSLGFEWTLKQGEKTLASDRKTVTVEAGEKQMLTVKLPMPEVDSRTPLAWQVTLSHSGTRVFDETHDYAVFPKLRLPQTQSTLGLYDPKGDTAKLLSESKIEVVDIHSIQSIAPEVDVLVIGAGSLDQAEKTAPVVGRVNPKRGALMDFVGRGGRVLVLRQDVYPEGLFDLEPTPQTSTMTFPQRPSHPALDGVEADDLKFWRGDHLVADHELPRPSTGSAISVVVSGSDTGIAHAPLLDRPLGRGSIVHCQLKLIEKARSEPAAGEILGNLLRYLDHYKPTERKTLVLGSDADYRESLSNLGLRFVAPTNTDGIDLGGYSLLILHGELPNNQPLARQIGEFVQRGGNLLVHRPNAQTMGLVRQASGIELVMQPFAGAVSQAESDHPLSEVFTREDLYWTIKQPGESWTRQPPSRDMVDGVFGSSFDTAKATAHEIESWKTVGQFVHSVESGIMFATVGSASGELEFPESGKYAVGIRAQGTVCEGVYPIAEISIDGKPFGSVQLDSEDWKDYGIVGHVEKGRHPVVVSFVNDGAAPPDEDRNLVIDKVLVARDQRADDTIFLTAPAAVVTQDIGEGRIVFDRIRWDTETDNGRKASRHVCSLLTALGGDFTPRSAITLECEQMTPGEGISWYSADGSTAYMGSNGYIATGIEVARAGVYRGDLVAAGDASEGIGPLVEIHLDGSKIGEVQLTTEGWRSYPLQVELPSGKHDLALKFVNDYSSPSGDRNLRLDKLVLYNNTSEVAADR; this is translated from the coding sequence ATGCTCCGGCTATCAATCACTCTGTCGATTCTACTGTCGATGCTCGCGTCCGGTCTGGCAACGGAACGGATCGAAATGACGCTCGACGGCAACTGGAGTTACCAGAAGGTCAAGGAACTCGACACGCCGCCACAAACTGGGGTCTGGCAGCCAACCATCGTCCCAGGAACGCTCCGTGGTTACAACTACGAACGCGCTTGGTTTCGCCGCACCTTCACGATGCCGGCTTCGATGCAAGGCAAACGGATTAAGATCCATTTTGACGGCGTGAAGTACAACAGCCGTGTATGGATCAATGGTCAGCATGTGGGTGGCGTCTTCAACGGCTATGACGCTTTTGATCTGGATGTGACCGATGCGATTCGCTTTGACCAACCTAACGAGATCGCGGTCGGACTTCATGATTGGACGGGCGTCTTCTCCGAAGGCAGATTCGATTTCAGTGAGCTTCCGTCATGGCAGCGGCCTCGACGCTATGTGACCGATAAAGTCATCGCTCCGATCGGAGGCTATTACGATCACTATGGGATTTGGGGCGATGTGACGCTAACCGCTCAAGACGCCGTCTACATCAAAAACGTTTTCATCAAACCGTCGGTTCGAAACCAGGAATTGGTGGTCGAGTACGAACTGGCAAATGAGTCAACGGACGCCGTCGAGGTGCAGATAAACGCCATCGTTGAAGAAGGGCAACACGAGGTGCTGCGGCTTGGCACGGAGAAACTGACGATCCCCGCCGGTCAAACACGTTCCATCACGTTGACGCAGCCATGGACCGACGCTCGCTATTGGTCACCGGAAGATCCGCACCTCTATCACTTGCGAACTGAACTCTCGACAGGTGATGCATTGCGGACGCGATTCGGTTTCCGTGAATTTTGGATCGAAGAGCACCGCTACATTCTCAATGGTTCAAAGATCAATTTGCTCGGCACCTCTTGGTGGCCTCCGACCGAACCGATGACAGCCGAACAAGTCCGCGAAAAATGGCAGGCACTTCAGCAAGCGGGCATCGTCGTTTTTCGAACGCACACACAACCTTGGCGACGCGTTCACTATGACGTGGCCGATGAACTCGGACTGCTGATGATCATCGAAGGGCCGATGTGGCACGACCCCTACTGCATCTGCTATGACGACCCCCGCTATTGGAAAAACTACGCTGACTCGATTCACGCGATGATCGAGCGAGAAAAGAATCGTCCCTCCGTGATCATGTGGAGCATGGACAACGAAGCCTATTCGAGCGCCGACAAGACCAAACTGGCCGTTGCTGGTTTGGCGAAAGTCGGACGGATGGCCAAGCAATGGGATCCGACGCGTCCGATCTATTTCGAATCCGATGGAGATCCCGAGGGTGTCGCGGATGCGATCGGGATGCATTACGTCCACGAGTACCCAAAGTACACGTGCTGGCCCAACGAAGCGTATTGGCTTGACAAGCCGTTCAGCCCGCACACATGGTCGGGTTTTTTGACCGAACCGTATGTTTGGAAGAAAGACAAACCCTTGTACATCGGCGAATTCTTGTGGGTGCCGTCGGGAACGCCAGCCCCTCACACGGTTTTTTTCGGGGACGAAGCTTACCGCGATTTGGACCAGTACGAGAAATTGGGGAAAGCGGAAGCATGGAAGATGCAAGTCTTAGCCTTCCGGCATCAGGAAGCAGGGGGGATGTGCCCGTGGACCGTGGGTGAGAACCAACTTGATGAGAGCAACCCGCTCTATCGAGCTCATCAAACTGCATACCAACCGCTCGCCGCGTACTGCCTGGACTACGACAAACGGTTTTACAGCAACGAGAAAGTGAATCGCCGCGTAGAGATTTTCAACGAATCCATGGATGCGCAGTCGCTTGGTTTTGAGTGGACGCTCAAGCAAGGTGAGAAAACGCTGGCTTCCGATCGCAAGACGGTTACCGTCGAGGCGGGCGAGAAGCAGATGCTAACGGTCAAACTTCCAATGCCAGAGGTGGATTCTCGGACACCCTTGGCTTGGCAGGTCACTCTCTCGCACAGTGGAACAAGGGTCTTTGACGAGACTCATGACTATGCTGTCTTTCCAAAACTGCGACTGCCTCAAACGCAATCGACGCTGGGACTCTATGACCCCAAGGGTGATACGGCGAAGCTGCTAAGTGAATCGAAGATCGAGGTGGTTGACATCCATTCCATTCAATCCATCGCACCCGAGGTCGATGTCTTGGTGATCGGCGCCGGGTCGCTCGATCAGGCCGAAAAAACGGCCCCGGTCGTCGGTCGCGTCAATCCAAAGCGAGGTGCATTGATGGATTTTGTGGGACGAGGAGGGAGGGTCCTGGTGCTGCGTCAAGATGTTTACCCCGAGGGCCTGTTTGATTTAGAACCCACCCCCCAGACTTCGACGATGACGTTTCCGCAACGTCCGAGCCACCCGGCACTGGACGGCGTCGAGGCGGATGATCTGAAGTTTTGGCGTGGTGACCATTTGGTGGCCGATCACGAATTGCCTCGACCCTCCACCGGATCAGCGATTTCGGTCGTGGTTTCGGGTTCCGACACCGGAATCGCTCACGCACCGCTGTTGGATCGCCCACTCGGACGAGGGTCGATCGTGCACTGCCAATTGAAACTGATCGAAAAAGCACGCAGCGAACCGGCCGCAGGCGAAATCCTTGGCAACCTGCTTCGGTATCTCGATCACTACAAGCCAACGGAGCGGAAGACCCTGGTCCTAGGCAGCGATGCGGATTACCGCGAATCGCTCTCCAACCTCGGACTCCGTTTTGTGGCTCCCACGAACACCGACGGCATCGATTTGGGTGGCTATTCTTTGCTGATTCTGCATGGTGAGTTGCCGAACAACCAACCGCTCGCGCGACAGATCGGCGAGTTTGTCCAACGCGGTGGCAACCTGTTGGTGCATCGACCCAACGCCCAGACGATGGGCTTGGTCCGCCAAGCCAGTGGGATCGAGTTGGTGATGCAACCCTTTGCAGGAGCCGTCTCACAGGCCGAAAGCGACCACCCGCTTTCGGAAGTCTTTACGCGAGAGGATCTGTATTGGACCATCAAGCAACCCGGTGAGAGCTGGACACGTCAACCGCCATCGCGCGACATGGTCGATGGCGTGTTCGGATCGTCGTTTGACACAGCGAAAGCGACAGCTCACGAAATTGAATCCTGGAAGACTGTGGGCCAATTTGTGCATTCGGTCGAGTCGGGAATCATGTTTGCCACCGTCGGTTCAGCCAGCGGTGAGCTCGAGTTCCCCGAGTCAGGCAAATATGCCGTGGGGATCCGAGCTCAAGGAACCGTCTGCGAGGGTGTCTATCCGATCGCGGAAATCTCAATCGACGGGAAGCCCTTCGGTAGCGTCCAACTCGACAGCGAGGATTGGAAGGATTATGGAATCGTCGGCCATGTTGAAAAGGGACGGCATCCCGTGGTCGTGTCCTTCGTCAACGATGGCGCTGCCCCCCCCGACGAAGATCGGAATCTGGTGATCGACAAGGTGTTGGTTGCGCGTGATCAACGGGCAGACGACACGATTTTCTTGACCGCGCCGGCTGCGGTGGTGACGCAAGATATCGGCGAGGGACGTATCGTGTTTGACCGCATCCGTTGGGATACCGAAACGGACAACGGTCGCAAGGCATCGCGTCACGTATGTTCCTTATTGACCGCACTCGGTGGCGACTTCACCCCACGATCGGCAATCACACTGGAATGCGAACAGATGACGCCTGGAGAGGGCATCTCGTGGTATTCGGCCGATGGTAGCACCGCCTACATGGGGTCAAACGGATACATTGCCACGGGCATCGAAGTGGCCCGTGCGGGAGTGTACCGCGGAGATTTGGTCGCCGCAGGAGACGCTTCCGAAGGAATCGGCCCGCTTGTGGAAATCCATCTGGATGGATCCAAGATCGGCGAGGTTCAACTCACCACCGAAGGTTGGCGATCTTACCCGCTTCAAGTCGAGTTGCCCTCCGGCAAACATGACTTGGCCTTAAAGTTCGTCAACGACTACAGCTCACCGAGCGGCGACCGCAACCTACGACTCGACAAATTGGTCCTCTACAACAACACGTCGGAGGTCGCAGCCGATAGATAA
- a CDS encoding NAD(P)/FAD-dependent oxidoreductase has protein sequence MKATGHVAIVGGGVVGIACAHYLNVRGYRVTVVDKNRVGGGCSHGNCGYISPSHALPLAEPGALLKTFKAMLKPNAPLRIRPGLNTQRWKWLLDFARRCNQTNCIESAQAIHPLLTSAMQLYHELIDKHQLKCEWTQQGLLFVYQDRDAWDAYTSTDELLRRDFQEPARKMSAKELLEFEPALRDNVAGAWYFERDAHLRPDRLVASWRDSLRERGVEFLEQQTLTAMHDSGGWVDHVSLSTQQLAADHFVIATGAWTPQLEKMLRLAIPIQPGKGYSITMPRPEVCPNTPMIFPQHKVAVTPWQSELRLGSMMEFIGYDSTINPKRVALLTSVAKQYLKSDFPAEFSETWCGWRPMTYDSTPIIDRCPSFSNVYLAAGHNMLGLSMAPATGRMIGEMIAGEPTHLPAAPYAANRF, from the coding sequence TTGAAGGCAACCGGTCACGTCGCGATCGTCGGTGGAGGCGTGGTAGGCATCGCCTGCGCCCACTACCTGAATGTTCGCGGTTATCGCGTCACCGTCGTTGACAAAAACCGAGTGGGTGGCGGCTGTTCGCACGGCAATTGTGGCTACATCAGCCCGAGTCACGCGTTGCCGCTGGCGGAACCGGGCGCGCTACTAAAAACGTTCAAGGCGATGCTGAAACCGAATGCTCCGCTGCGCATCCGGCCTGGCTTGAACACGCAACGATGGAAATGGCTTCTCGATTTTGCTCGGCGCTGCAACCAAACGAACTGCATCGAATCCGCACAAGCGATCCATCCGCTGCTAACCTCGGCAATGCAACTCTACCACGAGTTGATCGACAAACACCAACTAAAGTGCGAATGGACGCAACAGGGTTTGTTGTTTGTTTACCAAGATCGAGATGCATGGGACGCCTACACCTCTACCGACGAATTGTTGCGACGTGACTTTCAGGAACCCGCTCGAAAAATGTCGGCAAAAGAACTACTGGAGTTCGAACCGGCGCTTCGAGACAACGTTGCGGGGGCGTGGTATTTCGAGCGGGATGCACACCTGCGTCCCGATCGGCTGGTCGCGTCTTGGCGTGATTCGCTGCGTGAGCGAGGGGTCGAGTTTCTCGAACAACAAACACTGACGGCGATGCATGATTCGGGGGGATGGGTCGATCATGTCTCGCTGTCGACCCAGCAGCTTGCTGCCGACCACTTCGTGATTGCAACCGGCGCTTGGACGCCTCAACTTGAGAAGATGCTGCGTCTTGCGATCCCGATCCAACCGGGCAAGGGGTACTCGATCACCATGCCTCGGCCTGAGGTGTGCCCAAACACTCCCATGATCTTCCCCCAGCACAAAGTCGCGGTGACGCCTTGGCAATCCGAACTGCGACTTGGATCAATGATGGAGTTCATTGGGTACGATTCAACGATCAACCCGAAGCGAGTCGCATTGCTGACAAGCGTTGCGAAGCAGTACTTAAAGAGTGATTTTCCGGCGGAGTTCAGCGAAACGTGGTGCGGGTGGCGACCGATGACGTACGACAGCACCCCGATCATTGATCGTTGCCCCAGCTTTTCGAATGTCTACCTTGCGGCGGGCCACAACATGCTCGGTCTCAGCATGGCGCCAGCGACCGGCCGGATGATTGGCGAAATGATTGCCGGTGAGCCGACGCATTTGCCCGCAGCACCCTACGCCGCCAATCGATTCTGA
- a CDS encoding proline racemase family protein — protein MKDTVQRVERISVFDSHTAGEPTRLVVSGGPDLGKGTLLQRRQRFENEFDHYRSAIVNEPRGSDVMVGALLCKPSAPDCVAGVIFFNNVGFLGMCGHGAIGVAVTLAHLGRIEPGKHRLETPVGVIGFDLDEDMNRVTFENIPSYRYRTEVAVDVPGHGQVVGDIAWGGNWFFLVRREPDEIRPQHLDDLLLLTRAIRQALEDQGITGHAGQTIDHVELYCETSPVDGRNFVLCPGGQWDRSPCGTGTCARTACLAASGKLEPGKKWRQESIIGTHFETRYRLPTESELKSLGNLGIAHDDSLSDYVAASGGVILPSITGTASVTSETQLILDPEDPFCYGIPV, from the coding sequence ATGAAAGACACTGTCCAACGCGTTGAACGCATTTCTGTTTTTGATTCTCATACCGCAGGGGAGCCGACACGATTGGTTGTTTCCGGCGGACCGGACCTCGGAAAAGGGACGCTGCTGCAGCGGCGGCAACGGTTTGAGAACGAGTTTGACCACTACCGCAGTGCGATTGTCAATGAACCCCGCGGCAGCGACGTGATGGTCGGTGCCCTACTCTGCAAACCCTCCGCCCCCGATTGTGTCGCTGGCGTGATCTTTTTCAATAACGTCGGTTTCCTTGGCATGTGTGGCCACGGCGCGATCGGCGTTGCCGTGACGTTGGCTCATCTGGGCCGCATCGAACCTGGAAAACATCGCTTGGAAACTCCGGTTGGGGTCATCGGTTTCGACCTCGACGAGGACATGAACCGCGTCACCTTTGAGAACATCCCTAGCTATCGGTATCGAACCGAGGTGGCGGTGGATGTTCCTGGACACGGGCAAGTCGTTGGTGATATCGCTTGGGGGGGCAATTGGTTCTTTTTGGTCCGCCGCGAACCCGATGAAATCCGGCCCCAGCATCTCGACGACCTTCTCTTGCTCACGCGTGCGATCCGGCAAGCCCTCGAAGACCAAGGCATCACAGGGCACGCTGGCCAAACCATCGATCACGTCGAACTCTATTGTGAAACCTCTCCGGTCGATGGGCGCAACTTTGTTCTCTGTCCTGGTGGTCAATGGGACCGATCACCATGCGGGACGGGAACCTGTGCCCGAACGGCCTGTTTGGCGGCGAGCGGCAAACTCGAACCGGGCAAGAAGTGGCGACAAGAAAGTATCATTGGAACCCACTTTGAAACTCGCTATCGGTTGCCGACGGAGTCCGAGTTGAAATCGCTCGGTAACCTGGGGATTGCCCATGATGATTCGCTGTCGGACTACGTTGCAGCATCGGGCGGAGTGATCCTTCCCAGTATTACCGGCACCGCATCGGTAACGTCTGAAACCCAATTGATCCTCGACCCCGAGGATCCCTTCTGTTACGGAATCCCAGTTTGA